From the genome of Colletotrichum higginsianum IMI 349063 chromosome 4, whole genome shotgun sequence, one region includes:
- a CDS encoding PCI domain-containing protein: MEQTKSLNALEPFLALSKSATSSRAAADLVTRATSNPNTFLFTELLETPQIQALSQSPDFLPHLRLLEIFSHGTYTAYLASGQQLPQLNDAQTLKLRQLSLLTLARDRSNLTYAALQSALDLPSARALEDLVISAIYAGLLDATLDPHRQAVQVNSLAALRDLAPGAVPPMIRALHAWSSRCESTLEDLESQIAGIREAAVRRQDDKAEQDARLAKMVDEVRKDPEAGAGRKLAVGHGGGGERGTSFLGHTSRAQRYNKRGSTSMMDNTEELDDEAMDVDEEDPEQEKKRASRRKL; this comes from the exons ATGGAGCAAACGAAATCTCTTAACGCTCTCGAG CCCTTCCTCGCCTTGAGCAAGTCGGCGACATCCTCGCGTGCCGcggccgacctcgtcacTCGCGCGACCTCGAACCCAAATACCTTCCTCTTCACAGAGCTCCTTGAGACCCCCCAGATCCAAGCCCTCTCTCAGTCCCCAGACTTCCTTCCCCACCTCCGCCTTCTCGAGATCTTCTCCCACGGCACCTACACCGCCTACCTGGCTTCAGGCCAGCAGCTGCCTCAGCTCAACGACGCCCAGACACTCAAGCTCCGCCAACTCTCCCTCCTGACCCTCGCCCGCGACCGATCGAACCTGACCTACGCTGCCCTCCAGtccgccctcgacctcccTTCGGcccgcgccctcgaggacctcgtcatctcggccatctacgccggcctgctcgacgccACCCTCGACCCCCACCGCCAGGCCGTCCAGGTCaactccctcgccgccctgcgAGACCTCGCCCCTGGTGCCGTCCCCCCCATGATCCGCGCCCTGCATGCCTGGTCCTCTCGCTGCGAGTCCACCCTTGAGGACCTCGAATCTCAGATCGCCGGCATCCGCGAAGCCGCCGTCCGTCGCCAggacgacaaggccgagCAGGACGCTCGCCTAGCCAAGATGGTCGACGAAGTGCGGAAGGACCCCGAGGCCGGTGCGGGAAGGaagctcgccgtcggccacggcggtggcggcgaacGCGGCACCAGCTTCCTGGGACACACGTCGAGGGCACAGCGGTACAACAAGCGAGGCAGCACAAGCATGATGGACAACACGGAGGAGCTGGATGATGAGGCCATGGAtgtggacgaggaggatcccgaacaggagaagaagcgcgcCAGCCGGCGGAAGCTCTAG
- a CDS encoding Rgs domain protein, whose amino-acid sequence MEDRSTEGSGTPSPQPDLHRNRLPTLFEVLSRRTLPPVDLFSFYIFMRDQQKSVDYLDFWLDVAQHMSLCRHYVRELRRSVLVGTPDLDKSGSKRSSGILEGLGDMSHGAAGPSMYASEKEKNQDAQMSAYLREEAHEDSPQSSTGEQRGHASGAFSTPRDMTTDSNSPAHTVARQDIRASAEKILYTFLLPGAEREIILPGSITQDVTTAIEDFGRDDPEVFDVAKDYVFQAMERDAFPNFLRMKALGNLIPTTLQIRMIIGLLSMFGGFWAAFILIFLDAARTTRCWLILPFTVGVYFLASYQYSLDPVLALIGLSEYTPFNFSRIREPYVRKLLIKRAIMVLSVTLLIVTALCVLFILVPGKRL is encoded by the exons ATGGAGGACCGATCGACTGAGGGGTCCGGCACGCCATCCCCTCAGCCAGACCTGCACCGTAACCGACTGCCGACTCTGTTCGAGGTGTTGAGCCGCCGTACCCTGCCTCCCGTCgacctcttctccttttACATTTTCATGAGAGACCAGCAGAAATCCGTCGACTACCTGGACTTCTG GCTCGATGTTGCTCAGCACATGTCTCTCTGCCGGCATTATGTACGCGAACTTCGAAGATCCGTTCTCGTCGGAACGCCTGATTTGGACAAGTCGGGTTCGAAGCGGTCTTCCGGCATCTTGGAGGGCCTCGGGGATATGAGCCATGGCGCCGCTGGTCCATCGATGTACGcctcggagaaggagaagaaccAGGACGCTCAGATGTCCGCCTATCTGAGAGAGGAGGCTCATGAGGATTCTCCCCAGAGCAGCACCGGCGAACAACGCGGTCACGCTAGCGGAGCCTTCAGTACCCCACGCGATATGACGACTGACTCCAACTCTCCGGCCCACACCGTCGCCAGACAGGACATCCGCGCTTCCGCAGAGAAGATTCTGTACaccttcctcctccctggTGCCGAGCGTGAGATCATCCTGCCAGGTTCCATCACCCAGGACGTCACGACTGCCATCGAGGATTTCGGCAGAGACGACCCAGAGGTTTTTGATGTTGCCAAGGACTACGTCTTCCAGGCGATGGAGCGCGATGCGTTTCCCAACTTCCTGAGAATGAAGGCTCTTGGCAACCTGATCCCGACCACTCTTCAGATTCGAATGATCATCGGCCTCCTGTCTATGTTTGGTGGCTTTTGGGCTGCCTTTATTCTCATTTTCCTCGACGCAGCTCGCACTACAAGATGCTGG CTCATTCTTCCCTTCACTGTTGGTGTCTACTTCCTTGCCTCTTACCAGTACTCCTTGGATCCGGTCCTTGCTCTCATCGGCTTGAGCGAGTACACGCCGTTCAATTTCTCTCGGATTCGTGAACCTTACGTTCGTAAGCTCCTCATCAAAAGGGCCATCATGGTCCTCTCGGTCACTCTCTTGATTGTTACAGCACTTTGTGTGCTCTTCATCCTTGTCCCAGGCAAACGGCTGTAA
- a CDS encoding 50S ribosomal protein L31e, which yields MSTKQKKPAGKQRSAIADVVAREYTVHMHKRLHGVSFKKRAPRAIKEIKAFAFQAMGTTDVRVDPQLNKKVWEQGIKGVPYRLRIRISRRRNDEEGAKEKLYSYVQAVNVKNPKGLQTVVVEE from the exons ATGTCGAccaagcagaagaagccCGCCGGAAAGCAGCGTTCCGCCATTGCGGACGTCGTTGCTCGCGAGTACACCGTCCACATGCACAAGCGC CTCCACGGTGTTTCCTTCAAGAAGCGCGCTCCTCGTGCCATTAAGGAGATCAAGgcttttgctttccaggcTATG GGCACCACCGATGTCCGCGTCGACCCCCAGCTGAACAAGAAGGTTTGGGAGCAGGGCATCAAGGGCGTTCCCTACAGACTCCGCATCCGCATCTCCCGCAGACGaaacgacgaggagggcgccaaggagaagctgTACAGCTACGTCCAGGCCGTCAACGTCAAGAACCCCAAGGGTCTCCAGACCGTTGTCGTTGAGGAGTAA
- a CDS encoding Ubiquitin-conjugating enzyme has protein sequence MDYSMEDTQNAAPGSVQAAKLGGTKKGPDAQSVTKRLQTELMQLMTSPAPGVSAFPSADGNLMSWTATIEGPDQTPYAGLTLKLSLSFPTNYPYAPPTVLFTTPIYHPNFDFSGRICLDILKDKWTPAYNIQTVLLSLQSLLGEPNNSSPLNGEAAELWDKDFEEFKRKVLARHRDVEEE, from the exons ATGGACTACAGCATGGAGGACACCCAGAATGCCGCCCCCGGCAGCGTCCAGGCGGCCAAGCTCGGCGGCACCAAGAAGGGACCCGACGCGCAAAGTGTCACCAAGAG ATTGCAGACGGAGCTGATGCAGCTTATGACCTCGCCGGCCCCTGGCGTCTCTGCCTTCCCTTCGGCGGACGGGAACCTCATGTCCTGGACGGCCACTATCGAAGGTCCCGACCAGACCCCCTACGCCGGCCTGACGCTGAAGCTCAGCCTGTCCTTCCCCACCAACTACCCCTacgcgccgccgacggtgcTCTTCACGACACCCATCTACCACCCCAACTTTGACTTTTCCGGCCGCATCTGCCTAGACATCCTCAAGGACAAATGGACGCCCGCCTACAACATCCAGACCGTCCTTCTCAGCTTGCAAAGTTTGCTGGGTGAGCCAAACAA CTCCTCTCCTCtcaacggcgaggccgccgagcttTGGGACAAGGACTTTGAGGAGTTCAAGCGCAAGGTCCTCGCTCGTCACCGcgacgtcgaagaagagTGA
- a CDS encoding Serine threonine protein, translating into MGFCLVGSPHVQLLLNILFLGLSSASESFLIRMTSFHQCPWENCAHYHEQEREPVAIAMPSPEHDIRLDSSADRSQAGCSDTMKTSETAANIQPSTSTEETKATEATPISQALKVDQKKTDGACLHEKPNYGWNCKSGDSPGDGPCHPEWWDCLPGQHRSNQNKERFRLSANGFASMQAAIEPPKQKTHLARKPLYAGLDALSEATALETFKTQDNTISVNMPRRIKKAVPQDAQTPVFAVKFIHKGYAVKHGRVSAKQLLMEVSLHSHVGQHPNIIEWFASGEDTNWRWIAMEFAEGGDLFDKIEADVGVHENIAHLYFLQLISGVSFIHSKGVAHRDLKPENILLSETGSLKLADFGMSTMFEYKGQRKTSSTLCGSPPYIAPEILACGKAEKKSLPTASKYSPDLVDIWSCGVILFVLLVGNTPWDEPSNGSWEYQEYVRTNGRSTDALWGRIPPNALSLLRGMMNIDSKKRFSFQQIRQHPWYTRPNPHLTSDGNISDPLNLATQMLESLKINFNQQPTASQSNPSSSDPMDIDTVGKVSFTQPETPINDVAWDWERPALKIMNPIAVSSTQPMSRSVSGVANRRMFLQSLADEPSMSQFSQTPGVPLTLTQAARRFRDIVPSESLTRFFSHVPPQLIVQMLNDALHQLNVPLPPTTPNLSAEHIVTIRIKALDERRQSMHGEIHVDKHRLPEEEELLDIRFVKIKGDPLEWRRFFKKIVVLCKDGVYVPET; encoded by the exons ATGGGTTTCTGTCTGGTCGGTTCGCCTCAtgtccagcttctcctcaACATCCTTTTTTTGGGATTAAGCTCTGCATCTGAGAGCTTCCTAATCAGAATGACTTCCTTCCATCAGTGCCCGTGGGAGAACTGCGCCCATTATCATGAGCAAGAGCGAGAACCAGTCGC GATTGCAATGCCATCGCCTGAGCACGATATTCGGCTTGACAGTTCAGCCGATCGCTCACAGGCGGGCTGCAGCGACACTATGAAAACAtccgagaccgccgccaaTATCCAACCGAGCACATCCACGGAAGAGACGAAGGCCACGGAGGCGACTCCGATCTCTCAAGCATTGAAGGTCGATCAGAAGAAAACGGACGGTGCTTGCCTTCACGAGAAGCCGAATTACGGATGGAA CTGTAAAAGCGGCGACAGCCCAGGTGATGGCCCCTGCCATCCTGAGTGGTGGGATTGTTTACCTGGCCAACACCGCAGCAACCAGAATAAAGAGCGTTTTCGATTGTCGGCCAATGGATTCGCGTCGATGCAGGCAGCCATCGAACCTCCCAAACAAAAAACACACCTAGCCCGAAAACCTCTTTACGCGGGTCTCGACGCGCTTTCAGAGGCCACCGCGTTGGAGACATTCAAGACCCAAGACAACACCATCTCTGTCAACATG CCACGCAGAatcaagaaggccgtccccCAGGACGCGCAAACgcccgtcttcgccgtcaagTTCATCCACAAGGGCTATGCCGTCAAGCATGGCCGGGTGTCGGCAAAACAGCTGTTGATGGAGGTATCGCTTCACTCGCATGTCGGCCAGCACCCGAACATCATCGAGTGGTTTGCTTCAGGAGAGGACACCAACTGGAGATGGATCGCCATGGAGTTCGCCGAGGGAGGCGACCTCTTCGACAagatcgaggccgacgtcggcgtGCACGAGAACATCGCTCACCTCTACTTCCTGCAGCTTATCAGCGGCGTAAGCTTCATCCACTCGAAGGGCGTTGCGCATCGAGACCTGAAGCCTGAGAACATATTGCTGTCCGAGACAGGCAGTCTCAAACTCGCCGACTTTGGTATGTCGACCATGTTCGAGTACAAGGGTCAGCGGAAGACGAGCTCCACACTCTGCGGGAGCCCACCATACATCGCCCCCGAGATTCTCGCTTGCGGCAAGGCGGAAAAGAAGTCTTTGCCAACCGCGAGCAAGTACTCGCCGGACCTCGTTGACATCTGGTCATGTGGTGTCATTCTCTTCGTCTTGCTGGTGGGCAACACCCCTTGGGACGAACCGTCCAACGGCAGCTGGGAGTATCAAGAGTACGTCCGGACGAACGGCCGCAGCACAGACGCCCTCTGGGGGAGGATACCGCCGAATGCCCTGTCGCTGCTACGCGGCATGATGAACATTGACTCCAAGAAGCGCTTTTCATTCCAACAAATCCGTCAACATCCGTGGTACACCAGACCAAACCCGCACCTGACATCCGACGGAAATATCTCCGACCCCCTTAACCTGGCCACGCAGATGCTAGAGAGCCTCAAGATCAACTTCAACCAGCAGCCGACGGCGTCCCAAAGCAATCCGTCTAGCAGTGATCCCATGGATATCGACACCGTCGGTAAGGTCTCCTTCACACAACCCGAGACGCCCATCAATGATGTCGCATGGGACTGGGAGCGCCCTGCCCTTAAGATCATGAACCCCAtcgccgtctcctcgacgCAGCCCATGTCCCGGAGCGTCAGTGGCGTCGCCAACAGACGAATGTTCCTACAATCACTCGCCGACGAGCCGTCCATGAGCCAGTTCTCGCAGACCCCCGGCGTCCCCTTGACCCTGACCCAAGCGGCGCGCCGCTTCCGCGATATCGTGCCGTCCGAGTCCCTCACGCGCTTCTTCTCACACGTGCCGCCGCAGCTCATTGTGCAGATGCTCAACGACGCGCTGCACCAGCTCAACgtcccgctgccgcccacaACGCCGAATCTGAGTGCAGAGCACATCGTCACGATCAGAATCAAGGCTCTCGACGAGCGGCGGCAGTCGATGCACGGCGAGATTCACGTTGATAAGCACAGGctgccggaggaggaggagctgttGGATATCCGGTTCGTCAAGATCAAGGGCGACCCGCTTGAGTGGCGTCGTTTCTTCAAGAAAATTGTGGTGCTTTGCAAGGATGGCGTGTATGTGCCGGAAACATGA
- a CDS encoding Integral membrane yields the protein MESPQLSPEELARDRSPIVLGVTSMCMVIATSVLALRLWTRFHVVKKIGVDDYAATFSLLSVLGCGISIAVMTRYGLGRHDQTLTMDQMIKFSKVIPIQCFWCSVFFYSLSHLSLKMSFLLQYYRVLCTTHMRKVYIVAMVIVGSWGTSVVVMSFVFCIPLEGFWDHRVPAKCLGQQVLFYAFGACSIATDIIIFLLPMPALFTLKIPRSQKLYLLGIFSLGFLIVAISVIRLQFLKIQPDFTWYNVEPAMWSISEITAAMVCLCLPPLKALATRLGLLATRTGNTSQGNSRNFGGPSSTAPLSPSPKTFDSPPGEKPGTFDNFVVESEQFSDGMIRPTPALAV from the exons ATGGAGTCACCACAGCTCTCTCCCGAGGAGCTGGCGAGGGACAGGTCGCCCATTGTCCTGGGCGTTACGTCCATGTGCATGGTCATCGCCACGAGTGTGTTGGCCCTCCGGCTTTGGACGCGTTTTCACGTTGTCAAAAAGATCGGCGTGGACGATTATGCCGCGACTTTCTCCTTG TTGTCGGTGTTGGGATGTGGAATCTCTATTGCAGTCA TGACACGATACGGTCTCGGAAGACACGATCAGACACTCACAATGGACCAAATGATCAAGTTTTCAAAA GTGATTCCCATCCAGTGCTTTTGGTGTTCCGTGTTCTTCTACAGCCTGAGCCACTTGTCCCTTAAGATGTCCTTCCTACTCCAGTACTACCGCGTGCTGTGCACCACCCACATGCGAAAAGTCTACATCGTAGCAATGGTCATTGTCGGGTCGTGGGGCACCAGCGTCGTGGTCATGTCCTTCGTCTTCTGCATCCCTCTCGAGGGCTTCTGGGATCACCGCGTCCCCGCCAAATGCTTGGGCCAGCAGGTTCTGTTCTATGCCTTCGGGGCTTGCAGCATCGCCACGGATatcatcatcttcctcctgccAATGCCCGCGCTCTTCACGCTCAAGATACCTCGTTCTCAAAAGCTATATCTCCTGGGGATTTTCAGCCTCGGCTTCCT AATTGTGGCCATTTCCGTCATTCGCCTCCAGTTCCTCAAGATCCAGCCCGACTTCACTTGGTACAACGTCGAGCCCGCTATGTGGTCAATCAGCGAGATCACAGCGGCAATGGTCTGCCTTTGCCTACCCCCTCTCAAGGCCCTGGCCACGCGGCTGGGCCTCCTAGCCACCCGCACGGGGAATACGTCGCAGGGAAACAGCCGCAACTTCGgcgggccgtcgtcgaccgcaCCGCTCTCGCCCAGTCCCAAGACTTTTGATAGCCCTCCTGGAGAGAAGCCCGGCACTTTTGATAACTTTGTGGTGGAGTCTGAGCAGTTCAGCGACGGAATGATACGTCCGACTCCCGCGCTCGCAGTATGA
- a CDS encoding Heterokaryon incompatibility protein, with protein sequence MSIAYRRLDPSKREIRLLEIQSARSITDPVECRLVTVRLTDELSREYIALSSLYGDASETEKIYVSGQPVTITTHLSQALKHVRAVFYPTISQRFQRTPARRPHGAPRWLRQLFGLSSSRASDNEPRALRVWCDFLCVNQRDDLEKSKQNSDMRNVYRNAELVVGWLGDKAEHTDVAMAALAQIEDAIPPHWGDPGDREKHPEHYAPAHKWAESITHLWSPGPAGEIPFMMPHWVGCNDFMSRPYFQRRWILEEVAMARFPTFLIGDTIVPWKQVLRLNRMMEEFKYHPSNVFPQYLAAMIVDLPLETAHKLLDEFARREALEEAKILQETGSSRATSSTRSTDTR encoded by the exons ATGAGTATCGCATACAGGCGTCTGGATCCGTCGAAGCGCGAGATCCGCCTGCTCGAGATTCAGTCAGCGCGCAGCATCACCGACCCGGTCGAGTGCCGCCTCGTCACGGTCCGGCTCACCGACGAGCTGTCGCGCGAGTACATCGCTCTCTCGTCGCTCTACGGCGACGCCTCGGAAACCGAAAAGATCTACGTTAGTGGGCAGCCCGTCACCATCACGACGCACCTGTCGCAGGCGCTCAAGCATGTGCGCGCCGTCTTCTACCCGACCATCTCGCAGCGGTTCCAGCGCACGCCGGCGCGGAGGCCCCACGGCGCGCCGAGGTGGCTGAGGCAGCTCTTCGGGCTCAGCAGCTCGCGCGCCAGCGACAACGAGCCGCGGGCGTTGCGGGTGTGGTGCGATTTCCTGTGCGTCAACCAGCGCGACGACCTGGAGAAGTCCAAGCAGAACTCGGACATGCGCAACGTCTACCGTAACgcggagctcgtcgtcggctggcTGGGCGACAAGGCGGAGCATACGGacgtcgccatggccgccctcgcccagatcgaggacgccatcccGCCCCACTGGGGCGACCCCGGTGACCGGGAGAAGCACCCCGAGCACTACGCGCCAGCGCACAAATGGGCCGAGTCCATCACGCACCTCTGGTCCCCGGGGCCCGCCGGCGAGATCCCCTTCATGATGCCGCACTGGGTCGGCTGCAATGACTTCATGAGCCGTCCCTACTTCCAGCGCCGCTGGatcctcgaggaggtcgccaTGGCCCGGTTTCCCACCTTTCTCATTGGCGACACCATCGTGCCCTGGAAGCAGGTCCTGCGCCTGAACCGCATGATGGAGGAGTTCAAGTACCACCCGTCCAACGTCTTCCCCCAG TACTTGGCGGCCATGATTGTCGACCTGCCTCTAGAAACCGCGCAcaagcttctcgacgagTTCGCCCGGAGAGAGGCACTGGAAGAGGCCAAGATTCTCCAGGAGACAGGGAGCAGCagggcgacctcgtccaCGCGGTCCACCGACACGAGATAG
- a CDS encoding longiborneol synthase, with protein MISPSQLSLGAHDAAVSAANPVFRILSSLWGLLAPKRIRLEDDLAKEPERLASLVKPICTDMLEELSYPGVPKLKRESVEALLKYMYKRAVDIGYPLDTPISAKAFRLGYSLGLARLCHPGHPTEVQGFVGLFTWLVVQYDDIVGQNDEMAEAQLFQKRFFNGETQPNAMLEGLAGLLREAPRLFDPVMANLLQISTLKFLTCNLLERHDGFRNMPVTRSGVKFPDFLRDLSGINVAYAVFCFPKAQYPDVGQYLEAIPDMARFIDISNDVMSFYKEELSGDTRNYVHNRAMATGKPVLTELEEVKNEVVEAANRASTILKGRGRYEQSLHESVRGLLAMHTANPRYRLGDLGLAEEHPLGPFEDQIGELFDRMKA; from the exons ATGATCAGTCCGTCCCAACTCAGCCTTGGGGcacacgacgccgccgtctcggctgCGAATCCGGTGTTCCGGATCCTTAGCTCCCTGTGGGGTTTGCTCGCGCCGAAGCGAATCCGTCTCGAAGATGACCTGGCAAAGGAGCCCGAAAGGCTGGCCTCTCTTGTCAAGCCCATCTGTACAGATatgctggaggagctgaGCTACCCCGGGGTCCCCAAGCTCAAGAGAGAGTCGGTCGAAGCCCTGCTAAAATACATGTACAAGAGGGCCGTCGACATCGGCTACCCCCTCGACACTCCCATCTCCGCAAAAGCATTCCGTTTGGGTTACTCACTGGGACTGGCACGT CTCTGTCATCCCGGTCACCCAACAGAAGTGCAGGGTTTCGTCGGCCTCTTTACATGGCTCGTGGTCCAGTACGATGATATCGTCGGTCAGAACGAtgagatggccgaggcccAGCTCTTTCAGAAGCGTTTCTTCAACGGCGAGACCCAGCCCAACGCCATGCTGGAGGGACTGGCAGGCCTCCTTCGGGAAGCCCCTCGCCTGTTCGACCCAGTCATGGCCAATCTGCTGCAGATATCGACCCTTAAATTCTTGACTTGCAACCTTCTTGAGCGCCACGACGGTTTCCGAAACATGCCTGTCACGCGGTCAGGAGTCAAGTTCCCGGACTTTCTCAGAGACCTGTCGGGCATCAACGTCGCCTACGCTGTCTTCTGCTTCCCCAAGGCGCAGTACCCCGACGTTGGGCAGTACCTGGAAGCCATCCCTGACATGGCCAGGTTTATCGACATTTCGAACGACGTCATGTC TTTCTACAAAGAGGAGCTCAGTGGCGACACGAGAAATTACGTGCACAATCGCGCGATGGCGACCGGGAAGCCGGTACTCACCGAGCTTGAGGAGGTCAAGAACGAGGTGGTAGAAGCCGCTAACCGGGCCTCGACAATCCTCAAGGGGCGTGGCAGATACGAACAGTCCCTACACGAGAGCGTTCGAGGACTGCTGGCGATGCACACGGCAAACCCCAGGTACAGGCTAGGAGATTTGGGCCTGGCCGAAGAGCATCCCCTGGGCCCCTTCGAGGACCAGATCGGTGAGCTATTCGACAGGATGAAAGCGTGA